The nucleotide sequence ttattattgatgctttttatgtgttgcagcggtagctgcagtaaaggttttatagccataaaatagttattgagggttggattgattcagccATAGCAATACTGAaggtatttacatatatataattttaataatgcacaaaaaaatagaaaacaaaaaatgcttttattttatgcTCCATATTAGTCTgatacacgttattatgaaaacaatgtatttttgtgtttgtttttaatacgCATCACCGACGTCACAGTTCAAACGGCCGCCATTTTTCACGGATGAGCCAGGAGCTCGTACGGAcgtggactgcagagcagctcagacgtgacgatttaccgaagaaagacctgataaagttctcacaggacaatgcagcgcattcggtaggttgtcatttggggatttcgaaatCCCAGTTCTCATtgtaagagtgctttttgacgggagcatgattccttggcgtgatgtagccccatgtggtTGGAGactgaaaaatgtttgtaaacaaattggctacattgcgttacatctagctctttatgtttaaaaagaaattattccactgtgtgtttcagttcctcaacgagcacagactgctggaaaacgtggccaaaaaggagcagcttcTCGACGCCATTATGAGTTGTTTGTCGGAAAGTGAGTCATATTTTGATATTcaattttctctatccgtgtaatgtCGGCATTCAGTATTTACGGCTTTGCTCAATTAGATGGTTTTTCATTATGACAAATAACTGGCTTGGTGTGGATTTGTAATAGCAA is from Stigmatopora argus isolate UIUO_Sarg chromosome 4, RoL_Sarg_1.0, whole genome shotgun sequence and encodes:
- the LOC144072770 gene encoding peptidyl-prolyl cis-trans isomerase FKBP3-like isoform X3; this translates as MSQELVRTWTAEQLRRDDLPKKDLIKFSQDNAAHSFLNEHRLLENVAKKEQLLDAIMSCLSETSTQVYQINAKEKHQDYKNGDYSTSSSKHGH
- the LOC144072770 gene encoding peptidyl-prolyl cis-trans isomerase FKBP3-like isoform X2, with the protein product MSQELVRTWTAEQLRRDDLPKKDLIKFSQDNAAHSFLNEHRLLENVAKKEQLLDAIMSCLSETSTQVYQINAKEKVTRGMAVFDTNIPSHLNQMINSLANYLGACWKTWKIDWTSRLQKWRL